In a genomic window of Streptomyces noursei ATCC 11455:
- a CDS encoding DEAD/DEAH box helicase: MKPTLAAQALRDTTVEYLTTTFALAEPATQAALTDFLTDPADGLFRGPYLRIRRPFRAAEDGWQQHLDWWKSGFWPYAHQAEAFTRLTTKGGHAPQPTLVTTGTGSGKTESFLVPVIDHCRRAKAAGKHGVKAVLLYPMNALAGDQADRIGKLLDDERLQDVTAGLYIGEASSTKNGSPYGRVAVDRAEIRRNPPDILITNYKMLDLLLQRQQDAPLWVDADLAYIVIDEFHTYDGAQGTDVAMLLRRLGAVVGAAEEGRPLGSICPVATSATLGESPVRDRQDQGGGTGPRAMLDVASQVFGVRFPDDAVVGEDRRELNSFLRPVDLTLPLPAPADLVALPDPTAAADGGGLDALSRAVLGCDTSDAREMGRRLLAHTLTHDLLTADVDQPLTAEEILAAFPASSSWRVAAVQDPQDAAEALARFIALISVARDPGAPAGQERPLLLVETHLWVRSLSRVLRFVSPRPVFSWTDADQAATAAVASVEQEERRRAAARTGRLPSAYCRHCGRSGWSAISPERNPSSLVTAPDDIYRLSASGGAGKARVRAMIAATPAEAAKQARQALDHGMRRGRRAATREATVLVLEDSGEALRRIDPDEVFHADGSIAEAPENGVFVKTWFDNADRDEYAKQDRCPACGQAQGIRFLGAGVAPLASVAVTQLFTGGELPKEDADGNDRRKTLIFNDSVQDAAHRAGFVASRAWKFSLRALVHQQLAERSAEEPDYGADGVPLNELIASLVKRASVDKEKLLSSVVPPDLHDVEGVKRLLAGKKRLPKGTWDLVGERLAFNTLLEFGLNSRLGRTLELTRTVAAEVFLPDPERAARVAEALYEEHLRRQLPVDPEDAQEDEESQEGKGGAEGAEGVARRALPASGPERLRRFEGFVRGLLEHVRTSGGIRHTWLDGFIEAEGRNRYTIWTGRPEGMQAFGRNSDAPAFVLVGARSGRTDFERVDTKESWYTDFAARCLDMDRSLAAGYLAELLPRLADGEVGALAYRRTGENNAGGNNRGHGVYGLTPGHIRVRPLSDEQTAGAALACPECGWTQTVPPERVAVWQGLACPLKGCTGQLAVPSAQAPGRAGRDFRADYYRRLYREADPYSVVAAEHTGVLSRKAREEIEKGFRQGVRHTDPNVLSCTPTLELGIDIGQLEAVILASLPPSTAGYVQRVGRAGRSTGNALMVSLADTSPRALYHLSEPRHLIAGRILPPGCFLSAGELLRRQYVAHLIDLAARGRLEGVTPLPDRVTALFGRVGWLRRFEQAVTGRMELVEEFLRLFPEIEGVPDSGASRDARTALRRFAAGKLAKDLRDAEDAWEAERAELVDRRAAINIAAEALHENVDDEAREKRNLDREAAAVAKRLQEFAQAGAQAFLVERGLLPNYSLVEDGVRLEAALTRKEPARRDRGGSGPVAGSGSDEAPKSQWRTEIRPYDRPWESALTELAPGNSYYVLGYRHKIDGFDLGPRPKKGEEGARSAVVAWRVCRECGYVRTENAEADTSACPRCAGPGIGGRAALHHVIVPRKVTSRDKRDDARIIDDHDSRTQRHYSTATAVDIDPAAIKESWRHSGTTFGVDHVREAVIRRFNLGPAKLSRRPDTYFAGTEVTITPFVLCPLCGGATDREPGHVPVQEELSESLAARPELAHHRPWCPTRRRDRSTQAQDRRVITATEHRTEALRILLPAATLHVPERLASFSAALHLGLALRYGGDPAHIRSTPSTEPDRESGLSRNYLVLYDSLPGGTGYLQRLVEGDGEEFRTVLAAAQAYLRDCPCEDGSRRACHLCLLGYAPERDYRLLDRREALWMLDDTLGEDGRSRWAVKPVRKDRAGREEDEAEDRRRFAEQAQSDLERRFIDCLDRWLADPANQSDVGHEETPTGRQGKQITLRRRDGSPIRWEVVAQKPLHAQGTVPDLLLRPVAGETTSDGAPPMPVAVYLDGYRWHASAQTNRIAGDAAKRARLRADGTLVWQITWDDVMAWEKELRARAGRGAAADGDEAARVLAPALAGPSAQAAWPPYPVEGEKTPGGRARERWAQQRQDPAEMDRLFAGAIPALLGFLADPDLRRWHALARLCVMGLLPLARREEVVNAAPKAAVPWIEAALRGDERPPVSGEGLKLYPVADASGLPLVLIGDPRVKPQGLSALAVLDDRAEAVAGDSAAHRRRWKAWLCWGNVLQFLDPTGAGRADGLQLARSELDSFDAGLLAATAVRADGLLTALRAELAGTGLVVAEPEPEPPYAEREAAPTPAARTEPGAGRAPEHVAALERAAWNLVRRQLSYVGDPAVDALARALAERGDVRAAEAGWDADGISRPLELAWPDRRIAVVLAEDAADDAYVAECAAAGWHVRAPGAWDEEELAALLRDWQQSASEGVSGGTSGRVSERVSGNAPGEGGDRR, encoded by the coding sequence ATGAAACCCACACTCGCCGCGCAGGCATTGCGCGATACGACGGTCGAGTATCTGACCACCACGTTCGCGCTGGCCGAGCCCGCTACCCAGGCCGCGCTCACCGACTTCCTCACCGACCCGGCCGACGGGCTGTTCCGTGGCCCTTACCTCCGCATCCGGCGGCCCTTCCGGGCTGCCGAGGACGGCTGGCAGCAGCATCTCGACTGGTGGAAGAGCGGTTTCTGGCCGTACGCGCATCAGGCCGAGGCCTTTACGCGGCTGACCACCAAGGGCGGGCACGCCCCCCAGCCGACCCTCGTCACCACCGGTACCGGCTCCGGTAAGACCGAGTCCTTCCTCGTCCCGGTCATCGACCACTGCCGACGTGCGAAGGCGGCCGGCAAGCACGGAGTCAAGGCCGTGCTCCTCTACCCGATGAACGCGCTCGCCGGGGACCAGGCCGACCGTATCGGCAAGCTGCTCGACGACGAGCGGCTGCAGGACGTGACCGCCGGGCTCTACATTGGTGAGGCGAGCTCCACCAAGAACGGCTCCCCGTATGGGCGGGTCGCGGTGGACCGGGCCGAGATCCGGCGGAATCCGCCGGACATCCTCATCACCAACTACAAGATGCTGGACCTGCTGCTCCAGCGGCAGCAGGACGCCCCACTGTGGGTGGACGCGGATCTCGCGTACATCGTGATTGACGAGTTCCACACCTATGACGGCGCGCAGGGCACCGATGTCGCCATGCTGCTGCGCCGCCTCGGGGCGGTCGTCGGAGCCGCTGAGGAGGGCCGTCCGCTCGGCTCGATCTGCCCCGTCGCCACCTCGGCGACGCTGGGCGAGTCGCCCGTGCGCGACCGGCAGGACCAGGGTGGCGGGACCGGGCCTCGCGCCATGCTGGATGTGGCCTCCCAGGTGTTCGGGGTGCGGTTCCCCGACGACGCGGTTGTCGGGGAGGACCGGCGAGAGCTGAACTCCTTCCTCCGCCCCGTCGACCTCACGCTGCCGCTGCCCGCGCCCGCCGACCTCGTCGCCCTGCCTGATCCGACCGCTGCCGCCGACGGCGGCGGGCTGGACGCCCTGTCCCGGGCCGTGCTCGGCTGCGACACTTCCGACGCCCGAGAGATGGGCCGTCGGCTCCTCGCGCACACGCTCACCCACGATCTGCTGACCGCCGATGTGGATCAGCCGCTCACCGCCGAGGAGATCCTGGCCGCCTTCCCCGCGAGCTCCTCCTGGCGGGTGGCCGCGGTACAGGACCCGCAGGACGCTGCCGAGGCCCTGGCCCGGTTCATCGCGCTGATCTCGGTGGCCCGGGACCCGGGCGCGCCCGCCGGCCAGGAACGGCCGCTCCTGCTCGTCGAGACGCACCTATGGGTGCGCTCGCTCTCCCGCGTCCTGCGGTTCGTCTCACCGCGGCCGGTGTTCTCCTGGACGGACGCCGATCAGGCCGCCACTGCCGCCGTCGCGTCCGTCGAGCAGGAGGAGCGGCGGCGGGCCGCAGCCCGCACCGGGCGACTGCCCTCGGCGTACTGCCGGCACTGCGGGCGCTCGGGCTGGAGCGCCATCAGCCCCGAGCGGAACCCGAGCTCCCTGGTGACCGCGCCGGATGACATCTACCGGCTCAGCGCGAGCGGCGGCGCCGGCAAGGCGCGGGTACGAGCCATGATCGCGGCCACTCCCGCGGAGGCGGCCAAGCAGGCGCGGCAGGCGCTGGACCACGGCATGCGGCGCGGGCGGCGGGCTGCGACCCGCGAGGCGACCGTGCTGGTGCTGGAGGACAGTGGCGAGGCGCTGCGCCGGATCGACCCGGACGAGGTGTTCCACGCCGACGGGTCGATCGCCGAGGCCCCGGAGAACGGGGTGTTCGTCAAGACGTGGTTCGACAACGCCGACCGGGACGAGTACGCGAAGCAGGACCGCTGCCCGGCTTGCGGGCAGGCGCAGGGCATCCGCTTCCTGGGTGCCGGTGTCGCGCCGCTTGCGTCGGTGGCCGTCACGCAGCTGTTCACCGGTGGGGAGTTGCCGAAGGAGGACGCCGACGGGAACGACCGGCGCAAGACCCTGATCTTCAACGACTCCGTGCAGGACGCGGCGCACCGGGCCGGGTTCGTTGCCTCGCGGGCCTGGAAGTTCTCGCTGCGGGCGCTTGTGCACCAGCAGTTGGCGGAGCGCTCGGCGGAGGAGCCCGACTACGGCGCGGACGGCGTGCCGCTCAATGAGCTGATCGCCTCGCTGGTGAAGCGGGCGTCGGTGGACAAGGAGAAACTGCTCTCCTCCGTCGTGCCACCGGACCTCCACGATGTGGAGGGGGTGAAGCGACTGCTGGCCGGCAAGAAGCGCCTGCCCAAGGGGACTTGGGACCTGGTCGGGGAGCGGCTGGCGTTCAACACCCTGCTGGAATTCGGGCTGAACTCGCGCTTGGGCCGGACCCTGGAGCTCACCCGCACGGTGGCGGCGGAGGTGTTCCTGCCGGACCCCGAGCGCGCGGCCCGGGTCGCAGAGGCGCTGTACGAGGAGCACCTGCGGCGGCAGTTGCCGGTGGATCCGGAGGACGCACAGGAGGATGAGGAAAGCCAGGAAGGCAAGGGCGGCGCGGAGGGCGCCGAAGGCGTGGCGCGGCGCGCCCTGCCCGCGTCCGGACCCGAACGGCTGCGCCGCTTCGAAGGGTTCGTACGGGGTTTGCTGGAGCACGTACGAACCAGCGGCGGCATCCGGCACACCTGGCTGGACGGGTTCATAGAGGCCGAGGGGCGCAACCGCTACACGATCTGGACCGGGCGGCCCGAGGGTATGCAGGCCTTCGGGCGGAACTCCGACGCGCCGGCCTTCGTCCTGGTCGGGGCGCGCTCGGGGCGGACAGACTTCGAGCGGGTCGATACCAAGGAGAGCTGGTACACCGACTTCGCCGCGCGCTGCCTGGACATGGACCGGTCCCTGGCGGCCGGTTACCTCGCGGAGCTGCTGCCGCGGCTGGCGGACGGCGAGGTGGGCGCGCTCGCCTATCGCCGTACGGGCGAGAACAACGCCGGCGGCAACAACAGGGGGCACGGCGTGTACGGGCTCACTCCCGGGCACATCCGGGTGCGGCCGCTGAGCGACGAGCAGACGGCAGGGGCGGCGCTGGCCTGCCCGGAGTGCGGCTGGACGCAGACCGTGCCGCCAGAGCGGGTGGCGGTGTGGCAGGGGCTGGCCTGTCCGCTCAAGGGGTGCACGGGGCAGCTGGCGGTGCCTTCCGCGCAGGCTCCCGGACGGGCCGGGCGGGACTTCCGGGCCGACTACTACCGGCGGTTGTACCGGGAGGCCGACCCGTACAGCGTGGTCGCCGCCGAGCACACCGGTGTGCTGAGCCGCAAGGCCCGCGAGGAGATCGAGAAGGGCTTCCGGCAGGGCGTCCGGCACACCGACCCGAATGTGCTCTCCTGTACGCCCACCCTGGAACTAGGTATCGACATCGGCCAGTTGGAAGCGGTGATCCTCGCGTCGCTGCCGCCGAGCACCGCCGGGTACGTGCAGCGGGTCGGCCGGGCCGGCCGGTCGACGGGCAACGCGCTGATGGTGTCGCTGGCCGACACCAGTCCGCGTGCCCTGTACCACCTGTCCGAGCCGCGCCACCTGATCGCCGGCCGGATCCTGCCTCCGGGCTGTTTCCTGTCCGCGGGCGAGCTGCTGCGCCGGCAGTACGTGGCGCATCTGATCGACCTGGCTGCCCGGGGCCGGCTGGAGGGCGTGACGCCGCTGCCCGACCGGGTGACGGCGCTGTTCGGCCGGGTCGGCTGGCTGCGGCGGTTCGAGCAGGCGGTGACCGGCCGGATGGAGCTGGTCGAGGAGTTCCTGAGGCTCTTCCCCGAGATCGAAGGCGTGCCGGACTCGGGGGCCTCCCGGGATGCCCGTACGGCGCTGCGCCGCTTCGCCGCCGGCAAGCTGGCCAAGGACCTGAGGGATGCAGAGGACGCCTGGGAGGCTGAGCGGGCCGAGCTCGTGGACCGCCGGGCCGCGATCAACATCGCGGCGGAGGCGCTCCACGAGAACGTGGACGACGAGGCCCGGGAGAAGCGGAACCTCGACCGTGAGGCGGCCGCGGTCGCCAAGCGGCTACAGGAGTTCGCGCAGGCAGGGGCACAGGCGTTCCTGGTCGAGCGGGGTCTGCTGCCGAACTACAGCCTGGTGGAGGACGGTGTCCGGCTGGAGGCCGCGCTGACCCGCAAGGAGCCGGCCCGGCGCGACCGCGGCGGATCCGGACCGGTGGCGGGGTCAGGGTCGGATGAGGCGCCGAAGTCGCAGTGGCGTACCGAGATCCGCCCGTATGACCGGCCATGGGAGTCGGCTCTCACCGAGCTGGCGCCCGGGAACTCGTACTACGTGCTCGGCTATCGCCACAAGATCGACGGATTCGATCTGGGGCCGCGCCCCAAGAAGGGCGAGGAGGGCGCGCGTTCGGCCGTGGTCGCCTGGCGGGTCTGCCGGGAGTGCGGGTACGTCCGTACCGAGAACGCCGAAGCAGACACGTCGGCATGCCCGCGCTGTGCGGGGCCCGGGATCGGCGGGCGGGCCGCGCTGCACCATGTGATCGTGCCGCGCAAGGTCACGTCCCGGGACAAGCGGGATGACGCGCGGATCATCGACGACCACGACTCGCGCACCCAGCGCCACTACTCCACGGCCACGGCGGTGGACATCGACCCCGCGGCGATCAAGGAGAGTTGGCGGCACTCGGGCACCACCTTCGGTGTCGACCACGTGCGTGAGGCGGTCATCCGGCGGTTCAACCTCGGCCCCGCAAAGCTCAGTCGGCGGCCGGACACGTACTTCGCCGGCACCGAGGTCACCATCACGCCCTTCGTGCTGTGCCCGTTGTGCGGCGGCGCCACGGACCGGGAGCCGGGGCACGTTCCCGTACAGGAAGAGCTGTCCGAATCGCTGGCCGCCCGGCCGGAGTTGGCCCATCACCGGCCCTGGTGCCCGACCCGGCGCCGGGACCGGTCCACGCAGGCCCAGGACCGCCGGGTGATCACCGCCACCGAGCACCGCACAGAGGCGTTGCGCATCCTGCTGCCCGCCGCGACCCTGCACGTACCGGAGCGGCTGGCGTCCTTCTCGGCGGCCCTGCACTTGGGGCTGGCGCTGCGCTACGGCGGGGACCCGGCGCACATCCGGTCGACGCCGAGCACGGAGCCGGACCGCGAGAGCGGGCTGAGCCGCAACTACCTGGTGCTGTACGACTCGTTGCCCGGCGGGACGGGATACCTCCAGCGGCTCGTGGAGGGCGACGGCGAGGAGTTCCGGACCGTACTGGCGGCGGCGCAGGCGTATCTGCGGGACTGCCCGTGCGAGGACGGTTCGCGCCGCGCCTGCCACCTGTGCCTCCTCGGGTACGCACCGGAGCGCGACTACCGGCTGCTGGACCGCCGGGAGGCGCTGTGGATGCTCGACGACACGCTCGGCGAGGACGGCCGCAGCCGGTGGGCGGTCAAGCCCGTACGCAAGGACCGGGCGGGCCGGGAGGAGGACGAGGCGGAGGACCGGCGGCGGTTCGCCGAGCAGGCGCAGAGCGACCTGGAACGGCGGTTCATCGACTGCCTCGACCGCTGGCTCGCCGATCCCGCCAACCAGTCCGACGTAGGGCACGAGGAGACACCGACCGGCCGCCAGGGCAAGCAGATCACGCTGCGCCGACGGGACGGCTCGCCGATCCGCTGGGAGGTCGTGGCACAGAAGCCGCTGCACGCGCAGGGCACCGTGCCGGATCTGCTGCTGCGGCCGGTCGCGGGCGAGACCACCTCGGACGGCGCGCCGCCGATGCCGGTGGCGGTCTATCTGGACGGCTACCGCTGGCACGCCTCGGCGCAGACGAACCGCATCGCCGGAGACGCTGCCAAGCGGGCCCGGCTACGTGCCGACGGCACCCTAGTCTGGCAGATCACCTGGGACGACGTCATGGCCTGGGAGAAGGAGTTGCGGGCCCGGGCCGGGCGGGGCGCCGCGGCGGACGGGGACGAGGCCGCGCGGGTGCTCGCGCCGGCGCTCGCCGGGCCGTCGGCGCAGGCCGCCTGGCCGCCGTACCCGGTGGAGGGCGAGAAGACGCCGGGTGGCCGGGCCCGGGAGCGATGGGCCCAGCAGCGGCAGGATCCCGCCGAGATGGACCGGCTGTTCGCGGGCGCCATCCCGGCACTGCTCGGCTTCCTGGCCGACCCGGACCTGCGGCGCTGGCACGCTCTGGCCCGGCTGTGTGTGATGGGTCTGCTGCCTCTGGCGAGGCGGGAGGAGGTGGTCAACGCTGCCCCGAAGGCGGCCGTGCCGTGGATCGAGGCGGCGCTGCGCGGCGACGAGCGTCCCCCGGTCAGCGGTGAGGGGCTGAAGCTCTACCCGGTGGCCGATGCCTCGGGGCTGCCCCTGGTACTGATCGGCGATCCGCGGGTGAAGCCGCAGGGGCTGAGTGCACTGGCCGTGCTGGACGACCGCGCCGAGGCCGTCGCCGGTGACAGCGCCGCGCACCGGCGGCGCTGGAAGGCGTGGCTGTGCTGGGGGAACGTACTCCAGTTCCTGGATCCGACCGGGGCGGGCCGCGCGGACGGACTCCAGCTCGCCCGCAGCGAACTGGACTCCTTCGATGCGGGGCTGCTGGCGGCCACGGCCGTCCGGGCAGACGGGCTGTTGACGGCGCTGCGCGCGGAGCTGGCCGGCACCGGACTGGTGGTGGCGGAACCGGAACCGGAGCCGCCGTACGCGGAGCGCGAAGCCGCGCCGACGCCTGCTGCCCGGACCGAGCCCGGGGCAGGCAGGGCCCCCGAGCATGTCGCGGCTCTGGAGCGGGCCGCTTGGAATCTCGTCCGGCGTCAGCTCTCGTACGTGGGCGACCCGGCCGTCGACGCCCTCGCCCGGGCACTCGCGGAGCGCGGCGATGTGCGGGCCGCCGAGGCGGGCTGGGACGCCGATGGCATCTCCCGGCCGCTCGAACTGGCCTGGCCCGACCGGAGGATCGCGGTCGTTCTGGCCGAGGACGCGGCGGACGATGCCTATGTGGCGGAGTGCGCGGCGGCGGGGTGGCACGTCCGGGCGCCGGGTGCATGGGACGAGGAAGAGCTCGCCGCCCTGCTCCGCGACTGGCAGCAGAGCGCTTCCGAAGGCGTTTCCGGGGGCACCTCCGGGAGAGTTTCCGAGAGGGTTTCCGGAAACGCCCCCGGAGAGGGAGGGGACCGGCGATGA
- a CDS encoding IS5 family transposase (programmed frameshift), translating into MVRRHELTDAQWQKIEALLPANGRPGGQWADHRTVINGVLFRARTGVPWPDLPERYGPWQTVYERHRRWSADGTWQQILTELQIEADATDPDGTLAKDVEKESVQRRREWAVNIDSTSCRAHQHAAGARRRPAAGLSAKGGGARVEDDGREALGRSRGGLTSKVHLLAVDRARPLTWQISPGQRGDSPMFIPVLEGLRIRRRGSGRPRSRPDRVRGDKAYSSYDNRAYLRRRGIKATIAQPDDQRANRRRKGQAGGRPPAFDKTQYRHRSAVERCVSKWKQHRAVASRYDKRDYIFNGTLTVAAIVIWLRDTVQEPSEAP; encoded by the exons ATGGTGCGGCGACATGAGCTCACGGACGCGCAGTGGCAGAAGATCGAGGCTTTACTGCCCGCCAACGGCAGGCCCGGCGGGCAATGGGCCGATCACCGCACGGTGATCAACGGGGTGCTGTTCCGGGCCCGTACCGGCGTTCCCTGGCCGGACCTTCCCGAACGATATGGCCCCTGGCAGACCGTTTATGAACGGCACCGCCGCTGGTCAGCTGACGGTACCTGGCAGCAGATCCTGACCGAGTTACAGATCGAGGCTGACGCCACCGACCCCGACGGGACCCTGGCCAAAGACGTCGAGAAGGAAAGCGTGCAGCGCCGGCGGGAGTGGGCGGTGAACATCGACTCCACGTCCTGCCGCGCACACCAGCACGCGGCCGGTGCCCGCCGCCGGC CCGCCGCGGGACTTTCCGCAAAAGGGGGCGGTGCGCGTGTGGAAGACGATGGGCGTGAGGCGCTGGGGCGTTCAAGAGGCGGACTGACCAGCAAAGTCCATCTGCTGGCCGTTGACCGGGCCCGCCCGTTGACCTGGCAGATCTCTCCAGGCCAACGGGGCGACAGCCCCATGTTCATCCCCGTGCTGGAGGGCCTACGCATCCGACGGCGCGGGTCGGGTCGGCCTCGTAGCCGGCCGGATCGCGTCCGCGGTGACAAGGCGTACTCCAGCTACGACAACCGTGCTTACCTACGACGACGGGGCATCAAGGCGACCATCGCCCAGCCCGATGACCAACGGGCCAACCGCCGGCGCAAAGGCCAGGCCGGCGGACGACCTCCGGCATTCGACAAGACCCAGTACCGCCACCGCAGCGCTGTCGAGCGATGCGTCAGCAAGTGGAAGCAGCACCGCGCAGTGGCCAGCAGGTACGACAAACGTGACTACATCTTCAACGGCACCCTGACCGTTGCAGCGATCGTCATCTGGCTCCGCGACACCGTCCAAGAGCCATCAGAAGCGCCCTAG
- a CDS encoding UvrD-helicase domain-containing protein, with product MSHAVRTQVAVTPQANEDIRRLDAGTKNAVGDFVRRLRADRSNRALRLAPLRKAGGNGRLFLATLDGTRMGLLLETEENRFSLLAVRVGPTARDELARLTVEINTVSGGVELVDQSEVSANVVAMPARPQPGHCAGAGESPAGEGATTAVEATGRPPAAETAPESGGSPSPLPVPLFARFEDEDLIGLGVIASLLPALRRITDSRQLAAVLGHNLPGLTRDVLLALHDGMKPDDVRRHITSQWEAEDEVDPHDWARAARRPVSQVSTEDAAVLDALGDSFDAWRLFLHPEQQRLATMSFKGSAKVTGGPGTGKTVVALHRVRHLVAQLPPGQNRPVLLTTYNTNLAADLKQRLRQLGGDALLRRVDVRSVDQLAREVVEQHPSAVLGTPLRDEEAMGLWHTVCAAAGVFDYDADFLDSEFKHVILAQDCGTARAYFRAERRGRGVLQRTDRSQVWELVEAYRAHLAGPPRRTTYALIADEAARIEERRMARAAEQARYKEEHGGIDLIHREAGSGMWLKPRYRHIVVDEAQDLSASHWRMLRAMVAPGPDDIFLVGDAHQRIYSHQVVLGRLGINARGRASRRLTLNYRTTREILGSAQGLVRGENFDDLDDRPDTLDGYRSVLSGLAPQYWRAPDWETEMRAIATLLKERHERYGTPYAAMAVSVPDKAAASQLAYALADKPFQIPVSEIGRDGPPDIDTVRIGTLHRFKGLEFQRVFLAGVSEGLVPHQRIEGFRLSQPARYRQEEQRARSLLFVAATRARDELVVTWHGKASRYLPEHADRDAGRATSLLTDDGPPSGSAAA from the coding sequence ATGAGCCACGCGGTCAGGACACAGGTCGCCGTCACACCGCAGGCGAACGAGGACATCCGACGGCTGGACGCGGGCACGAAGAACGCCGTGGGCGACTTCGTCCGCCGGCTTCGGGCGGACCGGTCCAACCGCGCCCTGCGCCTGGCCCCGCTGCGCAAGGCGGGGGGCAACGGACGGCTGTTCCTCGCCACGCTCGACGGCACCCGGATGGGGCTGCTGCTGGAGACCGAGGAGAACCGCTTCAGTCTGCTGGCCGTACGCGTCGGCCCCACCGCACGGGACGAACTCGCCCGGCTGACCGTGGAGATCAACACGGTCTCGGGTGGCGTCGAGCTCGTGGACCAGAGCGAGGTCAGCGCCAACGTCGTCGCGATGCCCGCCCGCCCCCAGCCGGGCCACTGCGCCGGGGCAGGGGAATCCCCGGCGGGCGAGGGGGCGACCACTGCTGTCGAGGCGACCGGTCGGCCGCCTGCGGCGGAGACCGCCCCGGAATCGGGCGGCTCACCCTCCCCTCTGCCCGTTCCTCTCTTCGCCCGCTTCGAGGACGAGGACCTTATTGGGCTGGGCGTCATCGCGTCCCTGCTGCCGGCCCTGCGGCGGATCACCGACAGCCGACAGTTGGCGGCCGTGCTCGGCCACAACCTCCCGGGGCTCACCCGTGATGTGCTGCTGGCGCTGCACGACGGCATGAAGCCGGACGACGTGCGCCGGCACATCACCAGCCAGTGGGAGGCCGAGGACGAGGTCGACCCGCATGACTGGGCCCGGGCGGCACGTCGGCCGGTCTCCCAGGTCAGCACGGAGGACGCGGCCGTCCTGGACGCGCTTGGCGACAGTTTCGACGCCTGGCGGCTCTTCCTCCACCCCGAGCAACAGCGGCTTGCCACCATGTCGTTCAAGGGGTCGGCGAAGGTCACCGGAGGACCCGGCACGGGCAAGACCGTGGTGGCCCTCCACCGTGTGCGGCATCTCGTCGCACAGCTGCCCCCGGGCCAGAACCGTCCCGTGTTGCTGACCACGTACAACACCAACCTCGCCGCCGACCTGAAACAGCGCCTGCGCCAGCTCGGTGGCGACGCGCTCCTGCGCCGGGTCGACGTCAGGTCCGTGGACCAGCTAGCCCGCGAGGTGGTCGAGCAGCACCCGTCCGCTGTGCTGGGCACTCCCCTGCGCGATGAGGAGGCTATGGGCCTTTGGCATACGGTATGTGCCGCGGCGGGCGTCTTCGACTACGACGCCGACTTCCTCGACTCGGAGTTCAAGCACGTCATCCTCGCCCAGGACTGCGGCACCGCCCGCGCGTACTTCCGCGCCGAGCGCCGCGGCCGGGGTGTGCTGCAGCGTACCGACCGGAGTCAGGTGTGGGAGCTGGTGGAGGCGTACCGCGCCCATCTGGCTGGGCCACCCCGGCGCACCACGTACGCGCTGATCGCCGACGAGGCCGCCCGAATCGAGGAGCGCCGCATGGCCAGGGCGGCCGAACAGGCGCGGTACAAAGAAGAGCACGGCGGAATCGATCTGATCCACCGCGAGGCCGGCAGCGGTATGTGGCTGAAGCCCCGCTACCGTCATATCGTGGTGGACGAGGCCCAGGACCTGTCCGCCTCGCACTGGCGGATGCTACGCGCGATGGTCGCCCCCGGCCCCGACGACATCTTCTTGGTGGGCGACGCCCATCAGCGCATCTACTCCCATCAGGTGGTGCTGGGCAGGCTCGGCATCAACGCCCGGGGGCGAGCGTCCCGCCGCCTGACGCTGAACTATCGCACCACACGGGAGATCCTGGGCAGTGCACAGGGCCTGGTGCGCGGCGAGAACTTCGACGACCTCGACGACCGGCCGGACACACTGGACGGCTACCGCTCCGTCCTGAGCGGGCTGGCCCCCCAGTACTGGCGGGCACCCGACTGGGAGACGGAGATGCGGGCCATCGCCACCCTGCTCAAGGAGCGTCACGAGCGTTACGGCACTCCCTACGCGGCCATGGCCGTCAGCGTGCCGGACAAGGCCGCCGCCAGCCAACTCGCTTACGCTCTGGCAGACAAGCCGTTCCAGATCCCGGTGAGTGAGATCGGCCGTGACGGCCCACCCGACATCGACACCGTACGCATTGGCACCCTGCACAGGTTCAAGGGACTGGAGTTCCAGCGCGTGTTCCTGGCAGGCGTCAGTGAAGGACTGGTGCCACACCAGCGCATCGAGGGTTTTCGGCTCAGCCAGCCCGCCCGGTACCGCCAAGAGGAGCAACGGGCGCGTTCCCTGCTGTTCGTCGCAGCCACCAGGGCCCGGGACGAGCTGGTGGTGACGTGGCACGGCAAGGCCAGCCGCTACCTGCCCGAGCATGCAGACAGAGACGCCGGCCGGGCGACGTCCCTGCTGACGGACGACGGCCCGCCGTCCGGCTCGGCCGCTGCCTGA